One genomic segment of Campylobacter sp. includes these proteins:
- a CDS encoding YajG family lipoprotein: MKKFLLGVFALFFVACSQTSSVISLNPYLSKADQTVSGKSVNINAINDQRENQMVIAVINDNDGKLVDEVLLKNNLSAWFDKALRAELEARGVRIDPASPNIVTVNIRSISAAINGYSKENMSARGEIAISIVQGNKTTTKRVSQDQSQFTALRTARSLNPFVQSLLGDIVKKSADQIILTL; encoded by the coding sequence ATGAAAAAATTTTTACTCGGCGTCTTTGCGCTATTTTTTGTCGCTTGCTCGCAAACCAGCAGCGTCATTAGCCTAAATCCGTATCTTTCTAAGGCCGATCAGACCGTAAGCGGCAAGTCGGTAAATATCAACGCGATCAACGATCAGCGCGAAAATCAGATGGTAATCGCCGTTATAAACGACAACGACGGCAAATTGGTCGATGAAGTGCTTTTAAAAAACAATCTCTCGGCGTGGTTCGACAAGGCTTTGCGCGCGGAGCTTGAGGCTCGCGGCGTAAGGATCGATCCGGCAAGCCCGAATATCGTAACCGTAAATATTAGAAGCATCTCGGCAGCGATCAACGGCTACTCGAAGGAAAATATGAGCGCAAGAGGCGAGATCGCGATTTCTATCGTGCAGGGCAACAAAACTACGACCAAGCGCGTTTCACAGGATCAGAGCCAATTTACCGCGCTTCGCACGGCTAGATCGCTTAATCCTTTCGTGCAAAGCTTGCTTGGCGACATCGTCAAAAAATCCGCCGATCAAATCATCTTGACGCTTTAG
- a CDS encoding ComF family protein — MRCVNCGAFSLRMICAACAANLAECRLSMRQVEGFSVFYYYGYSEIRELILSKHHEYGAAVLARIASLSLAKFPLHLQREISVNPQNYETFKTDGIFKFNAVPLDDDIRSGYSHTAILARALKSKLIEPKFHCLRAQNRVKYTGQSLEFRLKHKRNFKILTPPQFPVILVDDIITSGLSMLQARESLIDGGFMPVCGLVLANAKE, encoded by the coding sequence ATGCGCTGCGTAAATTGCGGCGCGTTTAGCCTGCGCATGATCTGCGCCGCCTGCGCCGCAAATTTAGCCGAATGCCGCCTAAGTATGCGGCAGGTGGAGGGCTTTAGCGTGTTTTACTACTACGGCTACTCCGAAATTCGCGAGCTTATACTTTCTAAACATCATGAATACGGCGCTGCGGTGCTTGCGCGCATAGCTTCTTTAAGCCTAGCGAAATTCCCGCTTCATCTGCAGCGCGAAATTTCTGTAAATCCGCAAAACTACGAAACGTTTAAAACGGACGGAATTTTTAAATTTAACGCCGTGCCGCTTGATGATGACATACGCAGTGGCTATTCGCACACGGCGATCTTAGCCCGCGCGCTAAAAAGCAAGCTAATTGAGCCAAAATTTCACTGCCTGCGTGCGCAAAACCGCGTCAAATACACCGGACAGAGTTTGGAATTTCGCCTAAAACACAAGCGAAATTTTAAAATTTTAACCCCGCCGCAATTTCCCGTAATCCTAGTAGACGACATCATCACCTCGGGCCTTAGCATGCTGCAAGCGCGCGAGAGCTTGATCGATGGCGGCTTTATGCCCGTGTGCGGCTTGGTTTTAGCTAATGCAAAAGAATAA
- the gyrA gene encoding DNA gyrase subunit A encodes MFENQEIIDIDVEESIKTSYLDYSMSVIIGRALPDARDGLKPVHRRILYAMNDLGVGSRQPYKKSARIVGDVIGKYHPHGDTAVYDALVRMAQSFSMRIPSVDGQGNFGSIDGDGAAAMRYTEARMTPLAEELLKDLDKETVDFVPNYDESLSEPDVLPTRVPNLLLNGSSGIAVGMATNIPPHSLDELVGGLLILLENKNASLEEIMGEIKGPDFPTGGIIYGKKGIIEAYKTGRGRVKIRAKTHIEKKSNKDVIVIDELPYQTNKARLIEQIADLVKEKQIEGISEVRDESDRDGIRVVIELKRDAMSEIVLNNLFKQTTMEATFGVIMLAIDGKEPKIFTLIELLKLFLNHRKTVIIRRTIFELQKARARAHILEGLKIALDNIDEVIDVIRNSADTNVARENLMSRFGLSEAQSGAILDMRLSRLTGLEREKIEEELKEILAEIKRLDAILKSEELIEGIIKDELLEIKDKFKCPRITEIVDDYEDIDIEDLIANENMVVTITHRGYIKRVPSKTYEKQKRGGKGRVAVTTYDDDFIESFFTSNTHDTLMFITDRGQLYWLKVYKIPEGSRTAKGKAVVNLIQLGADEKIMAIIPTTDFDPSKSLVFFTRNGIVKRTNLSEFKNIRSLGIRAISLDEDDTLVTALIAPNSAEEMQDYKGGALSGDDLDGGEAEEVLEQTEQDILEGSEDEISDEISQDEGAQDGEPQSANENMLFIATKKGMCLKFNLNKIRQMGRIARGVKGIKFKEKGDEVIGAAFILNDMQEILSVSQKGIGKRTTASEYRLTNRGGKGVICMKLTNRTGELIGVVMVDEEMDLMALTTSGKMIRVDMQSIRKAGRNTSGVIVVNVEGDDVVSIATCPKAEEGDEGEADELAQDENLLNSNLDSKDSQSDGSSDEILKGGEDE; translated from the coding sequence ATGTTTGAAAATCAGGAGATTATCGATATAGACGTCGAGGAATCGATCAAGACGAGTTATCTTGATTACTCGATGAGCGTTATCATCGGTCGTGCGCTGCCGGATGCCAGAGACGGCCTAAAGCCGGTGCATAGGCGAATTTTATATGCGATGAACGATCTTGGCGTGGGCTCTCGCCAGCCTTACAAAAAATCCGCTCGTATCGTAGGCGACGTCATCGGTAAATACCATCCGCACGGCGATACCGCCGTTTATGATGCGCTCGTGCGAATGGCGCAGAGCTTTTCGATGAGAATTCCTTCCGTGGACGGGCAGGGCAACTTCGGATCGATCGACGGCGACGGAGCGGCGGCGATGAGGTACACCGAAGCGCGTATGACGCCGCTAGCCGAGGAGCTGCTAAAAGACCTAGATAAAGAGACAGTCGATTTCGTGCCGAACTACGACGAGAGCCTAAGCGAGCCCGATGTTTTGCCGACGCGCGTGCCGAATTTGCTGCTTAACGGCTCGAGCGGAATCGCCGTGGGAATGGCGACGAATATCCCGCCGCATAGCCTAGATGAGCTCGTGGGCGGTCTTTTGATACTGCTTGAGAATAAAAACGCAAGCTTAGAGGAGATCATGGGCGAGATCAAGGGTCCCGATTTTCCGACCGGCGGCATTATCTATGGCAAAAAGGGGATCATCGAGGCGTATAAAACGGGCAGAGGGCGCGTTAAAATTCGCGCTAAAACCCATATCGAAAAAAAATCAAATAAAGACGTCATCGTAATCGACGAGCTGCCGTATCAGACCAATAAGGCGCGCTTGATCGAGCAGATCGCAGATCTCGTAAAAGAAAAGCAGATCGAAGGCATCTCCGAGGTGCGTGACGAGAGCGATCGCGACGGAATTCGCGTAGTAATCGAGCTTAAACGCGACGCGATGAGCGAGATCGTGCTGAATAATCTATTTAAGCAAACTACGATGGAGGCGACCTTCGGCGTGATAATGCTCGCAATCGACGGCAAGGAGCCGAAGATTTTCACGCTGATAGAGCTTTTGAAGCTGTTTTTGAACCACAGAAAAACCGTCATCATCCGCCGCACAATTTTTGAGCTTCAAAAAGCCCGTGCTAGAGCGCACATCTTAGAGGGCTTAAAGATCGCGCTAGATAATATCGACGAAGTGATCGACGTAATTAGAAACTCTGCCGATACCAACGTCGCGCGCGAAAATTTAATGAGCAGATTCGGCCTTAGCGAAGCACAATCGGGCGCGATTTTGGATATGAGGCTAAGCCGTTTAACGGGGCTTGAGCGCGAAAAGATCGAGGAGGAGCTAAAAGAAATTTTAGCCGAGATAAAGCGGCTTGACGCTATCCTAAAAAGCGAGGAGCTAATCGAGGGCATCATCAAAGATGAGCTTTTGGAGATCAAGGATAAATTTAAATGTCCGCGCATCACCGAAATCGTCGATGACTACGAGGATATCGACATCGAAGATCTTATCGCGAATGAAAATATGGTCGTTACGATCACTCACCGCGGCTACATCAAGCGCGTGCCTAGCAAGACTTACGAGAAGCAAAAGCGCGGTGGCAAGGGGCGCGTGGCGGTCACGACATACGACGATGACTTCATCGAGAGCTTTTTTACGTCCAATACCCACGACACGCTTATGTTTATCACCGACCGCGGGCAGCTCTACTGGCTTAAGGTCTATAAAATTCCGGAGGGCTCGCGCACCGCAAAGGGCAAGGCGGTCGTAAATTTAATCCAGCTCGGCGCGGACGAAAAGATCATGGCGATCATCCCTACGACCGATTTTGATCCGAGCAAGTCGCTCGTATTTTTCACTCGCAACGGCATCGTAAAACGTACGAATTTAAGCGAGTTTAAAAACATCCGATCGCTTGGCATCCGCGCTATCAGCCTAGATGAGGACGATACGCTAGTAACCGCTCTCATCGCTCCAAACAGCGCCGAGGAGATGCAAGACTACAAAGGAGGCGCTCTAAGCGGCGACGATCTGGACGGCGGCGAGGCCGAGGAAGTTTTAGAGCAGACCGAGCAGGATATTTTGGAGGGAAGCGAGGATGAAATTTCAGATGAAATTTCGCAAGACGAGGGCGCTCAAGACGGCGAGCCGCAAAGCGCTAACGAAAATATGCTCTTCATCGCTACGAAAAAGGGAATGTGCCTTAAATTTAATCTAAATAAAATTCGCCAGATGGGGCGCATAGCTCGCGGCGTAAAGGGGATTAAATTTAAAGAAAAAGGCGACGAGGTCATCGGCGCCGCGTTCATTTTAAACGACATGCAAGAAATTTTAAGCGTGAGCCAAAAGGGTATCGGCAAGCGCACGACCGCGAGCGAGTATCGTCTCACAAATCGCGGCGGCAAGGGCGTCATCTGCATGAAGCTCACCAACCGCACGGGCGAGCTCATCGGCGTTGTGATGGTCGATGAGGAGATGGATCTTATGGCGCTTACTACGAGTGGCAAGATGATCCGCGTTGATATGCAAAGCATCCGCAAAGCGGGCCGCAACACCAGCGGCGTCATCGTCGTAAATGTCGAGGGCGACGACGTCGTGAGCATTGCGACCTGCCCGAAAGCCGAGGAGGGCGACGAGGGCGAAGCGGACGAGCTTGCGCAGGATGAAAATTTATTAAATTCAAATTTAGATAGCAAAGATTCGCAGAGCGACGGCTCTAGCGATGAAATTTTAAAAGGAGGAGAGGATGAGTAG
- a CDS encoding aspartate-semialdehyde dehydrogenase gives MSSYNIAIVGATGAVGEEILRVLDEMNFPVKDILPLASAKSAGEKVEFRGKEYVVRELTDSTFDENEIDIAFFSAGGSISAHYVPFAAASGAVVIDNTSHFRMQENVPLVVPECNPQDIKLWKETGIIANPNCSTIQMVQILKPLDDAFEIERVDVSTYQAASGAGKEGMEELVFQLQKFFEFKLDECKPKVFAHQIAMNVIPHIDVFLDNDYTKEEMKMVNETQKILHKNFAVSATCVRVPVLRSHSEAITIKFKKDFEIGRVREILRNAPSIVLVDDPSKNEYPMPLLSSDTNETYVGRLRRDNFDDKILHLWCSADQIRVGAATNAVRIALRWIDMQQDK, from the coding sequence ATGAGTAGTTACAATATCGCCATCGTAGGCGCTACCGGCGCCGTAGGCGAGGAGATTTTGCGCGTCTTAGACGAGATGAACTTCCCCGTGAAGGACATACTGCCGCTTGCGAGCGCAAAGAGCGCGGGCGAGAAGGTGGAATTCCGCGGCAAAGAATACGTCGTGAGGGAGCTAACGGACAGTACCTTCGATGAAAACGAGATCGACATCGCGTTTTTTAGCGCGGGCGGCTCCATTTCGGCGCATTACGTGCCTTTTGCTGCGGCAAGCGGCGCGGTGGTGATCGACAACACTAGTCACTTTCGCATGCAAGAAAATGTCCCGCTCGTAGTGCCCGAGTGTAATCCTCAGGATATAAAGCTGTGGAAAGAGACGGGCATCATCGCTAATCCGAACTGCTCTACCATCCAGATGGTTCAAATTTTAAAGCCGCTTGACGATGCATTTGAAATAGAGCGCGTGGACGTAAGTACCTATCAAGCCGCCAGCGGCGCAGGCAAAGAGGGCATGGAGGAGCTTGTGTTTCAGCTGCAGAAATTTTTTGAATTTAAGCTTGACGAGTGCAAACCTAAAGTTTTCGCGCATCAGATCGCGATGAATGTCATCCCACACATCGACGTCTTTTTGGACAACGACTACACCAAAGAAGAGATGAAGATGGTGAACGAAACGCAGAAAATTTTGCATAAAAACTTCGCCGTTTCGGCTACCTGCGTGCGCGTGCCGGTGCTACGCAGCCACAGCGAGGCGATCACGATAAAATTTAAAAAGGATTTTGAGATTGGTCGCGTGCGCGAAATTTTAAGAAACGCGCCTAGTATCGTGCTTGTAGACGATCCGAGCAAAAACGAATACCCGATGCCGCTGCTTTCGAGCGACACGAACGAAACCTACGTCGGCAGGCTCCGCAGGGACAATTTCGACGATAAAATTCTGCATCTTTGGTGCAGCGCCGATCAGATCCGCGTAGGAGCGGCGACAAACGCCGTGCGCATCGCGCTTCGCTGGATCGATATGCAGCAAGACAAGTAG
- a CDS encoding YqhA family protein has translation MKAIFEKFLLCSKSLTLLPVIFCVAASATIFVMASYEIGSALYKIVEFFLTAQSKRALYVDILSEIITAIDLYLVAIVLLIFIFGIYELFIDEFVDLNLQVLKIASLDELKYKLGSVIIMVLVVDFFKRILHTDFTTPLDMLLLAGAIFAVCLALYILSKFKG, from the coding sequence ATGAAAGCTATATTTGAAAAATTTTTGCTTTGTAGTAAATCTCTAACGCTTCTGCCTGTTATTTTTTGTGTTGCGGCTAGTGCGACGATATTTGTGATGGCAAGTTATGAAATAGGCTCGGCGCTTTATAAAATCGTGGAATTTTTTCTAACGGCGCAGAGCAAGCGAGCGCTTTACGTCGATATTTTAAGCGAGATAATAACGGCGATCGATCTGTATCTGGTCGCCATCGTGCTGCTAATCTTCATATTTGGAATTTATGAGCTGTTTATCGACGAGTTTGTGGATCTAAATTTACAAGTTTTAAAGATCGCCTCGCTGGATGAGCTAAAATATAAACTCGGCAGCGTCATCATAATGGTGCTGGTAGTGGATTTTTTCAAGCGAATTTTGCACACCGACTTTACTACCCCTTTGGATATGCTTTTGCTCGCAGGGGCTATCTTTGCGGTTTGTTTGGCTTTGTATATTTTGAGTAAATTTAAAGGATAA
- the hemE gene encoding uroporphyrinogen decarboxylase, whose amino-acid sequence MVFIDACFGKETPYTPIWMMRQAGRYLPQYMAVRERAGDFLSLCRDYRAASEVTIQPVEILGVDAAILFSDILVVPMQMGMDLRFEAGEGPRFRGPIRSQGDLARLDPQKAAAELGYVYDTISLTRSRLAADKALIGFCGAPWTIATYMIEGGSSKNYAVCKRMLYENPQLLHEILRLVTEATKLYLARQIGSGVDAVQIFDSWAGALEPSAYEEFGWRYILEITEFLKAKFPHIPLIVFAKGTGAQISQLSRIAAYRGAASFDVWGVDWSTPIGLAREQLGGKFALQGNLEPMRLYDRGAIESGVREILAAMKGTAHIFNLGHGILPDVSVQNAKYLVDLVHELSAR is encoded by the coding sequence ATGGTTTTCATCGACGCATGCTTCGGCAAAGAGACCCCATACACGCCCATTTGGATGATGCGCCAGGCGGGGCGCTACCTGCCGCAATACATGGCGGTGCGCGAGAGGGCGGGCGATTTTTTGAGCCTGTGCCGCGACTACCGCGCTGCTAGCGAGGTAACGATCCAGCCCGTGGAGATTTTGGGCGTCGATGCGGCGATACTTTTTAGCGATATTTTGGTCGTGCCGATGCAGATGGGTATGGATCTGCGCTTCGAAGCGGGCGAGGGGCCGCGCTTTAGAGGTCCGATCCGCTCCCAGGGCGATCTGGCGCGCCTTGATCCGCAAAAGGCCGCGGCGGAGCTTGGATACGTTTATGATACGATCTCGCTTACTCGCTCACGCCTTGCCGCGGATAAAGCTCTCATCGGCTTTTGCGGCGCGCCGTGGACGATCGCTACCTATATGATCGAGGGCGGCAGCAGTAAAAATTACGCCGTTTGCAAAAGGATGCTCTACGAAAATCCGCAGCTTCTGCATGAAATTTTGCGCCTCGTTACGGAAGCGACGAAGCTTTATCTGGCGCGCCAGATCGGCTCGGGCGTCGATGCGGTGCAGATCTTCGACAGCTGGGCGGGCGCGCTGGAGCCGAGCGCATACGAGGAGTTCGGCTGGCGATACATCTTAGAGATCACGGAATTTTTAAAGGCGAAATTCCCGCATATCCCACTCATCGTCTTTGCCAAGGGCACGGGCGCGCAGATCTCGCAGCTGAGCCGTATCGCGGCGTATCGCGGCGCAGCGAGCTTTGACGTATGGGGTGTGGATTGGAGCACTCCGATCGGGCTTGCGCGCGAGCAGCTCGGGGGTAAATTTGCGCTTCAGGGCAACCTGGAGCCGATGCGGCTATACGATCGCGGCGCGATAGAATCGGGCGTGCGCGAGATTTTAGCGGCGATGAAGGGTACGGCGCATATATTTAATCTAGGCCATGGAATTTTGCCCGACGTAAGCGTGCAAAACGCCAAATATCTGGTGGA